Within Xanthomonas oryzae pv. oryzae, the genomic segment GTTCACTGGGCTTGTGGTCGATACGATGCCCGAGCCCGACCGATTCCAACAATTGCAGCGCCTGCCCTTTGGCGACGGCCACGTTTTTGCCAGACAGCAGCACCGGCATCATCACGTTTTCCAGCGCGGTGAATTCGGGTAACAGGTGGTGGAACTGATACACAAAGCCAAGCGACTGATTGCGTAGCTTGCCGCGCTGTGCATCGGACAGCGCCGACATGCGCTCACCCGCTACATACACTTCGCCCGCGGTCGGAATATCCAACCCGCCGAGCAGATGCAGCAAGGTGCTCTTGCCGGCACCGGAAGCGCCGACGATCGCCACGGTTTCGCCGGTCGCCACCGATAGATCCAGGCCATCGAATACCGGCGTGCGCATCTTGCCTTCGGCGTAGGTCTTGGCCAGCGCCTCGGCGCGAATGACCGCAGTTGCCTGTTCTGGTGTTTGCACAACCGCTTCCCGGATCTCATTCATAACGCAGCGCCTCCGCAGGCTGGGTGCGCGAGGCGCGCCACGCCGGGTACAGGGTCGCCAGGAAACTCATCACCAACGCCACCACGGTGATCACCACCACGTCCTGGGTCTGCATATCGGTGGGCAGGCCGGTGATGTAGTACACGTCTTCAGGCAACAACTTGACGCTGAAAATCGCTTCGATCACGCCAAGGATGCGTTCAAGGTTGAGCGTCAGCACGATGCCGCCGATCACGCCCATGAAGGTCCCCATAAAGCCGATCAACGAGCCTTGCACCATGAACACCTGCATCACACCGCCCGGCGACAAGCCGAGCGTGCGCAGGATGGCGATATCGGCCTGCTTATCGGTTACCAGCATCACCTGCGAGGACACCAGGTTGAACGCGCCCATCGCCACGATCAGCGACAGCAGGATGCCCATCACGGTCTTTTCCATCTTCAACGAGTGGTACAGGTTGGCGTTTTCCTGGGTCCAGTCGCTGACCCGATACGGGCCATGCAATTTCACCGCCAGATCGCGCGCCACCGGCCAGGCCTGATCCATGTCGTGGAGGCGCAGGCGCACGCCGGTGACGCCATCCATGCGCAGCACGCGCGCCAGATCCTGCATGTTGACCACGGCCAGGCCGCGATCGATTTCGTTGTAGCCGGCTTCGAAAATACCGCTGACGGTGAAACGCTTGAGCCGCGGCATTGCGCCCAGCGGCGTGGCCTGGGTGTCGCTGAGCAACACGACGACGCTGTCGCCGACATCCACGCCCAGCCACAACGCCAGCTCCTTGCCGATGACGATGTTGTAAGAACCCGGCGTCAGGCTATCGACCGAACCCTGCTGCATCTTCTTGGCCAGCACCGACACCTTGCCTTCTTCGGCAGGAATCACACCGCGCACGATGGCCGGCTGCTTGCGCGGACCCTGCAACAAGGATTCGGTTTCGATGTACGGCGCGGCACCGGCCACGCGCGGATCGGACATGGCGACCTCGACCGCATGCTGCCAATCGCGCATCGGCG encodes:
- the lolD gene encoding lipoprotein-releasing ABC transporter ATP-binding protein LolD, with the protein product MNEIREAVVQTPEQATAVIRAEALAKTYAEGKMRTPVFDGLDLSVATGETVAIVGASGAGKSTLLHLLGGLDIPTAGEVYVAGERMSALSDAQRGKLRNQSLGFVYQFHHLLPEFTALENVMMPVLLSGKNVAVAKGQALQLLESVGLGHRIDHKPSELSGGERQRCAVARALVNKPGCVLGDEPTGNLDDKTAGTVFELMLELNRAQRTSLVLVTHDRGLARRLDRVLELHQGKLRELAPSAV
- a CDS encoding lipoprotein-releasing ABC transporter permease subunit, with the protein product MFKPIPVAIGLRYLRAKRRNGFISFISMASILGIALGVTVLITTLAVMSGFQKEIRDRLLQMAAHATVSAEGAPMRDWQHAVEVAMSDPRVAGAAPYIETESLLQGPRKQPAIVRGVIPAEEGKVSVLAKKMQQGSVDSLTPGSYNIVIGKELALWLGVDVGDSVVVLLSDTQATPLGAMPRLKRFTVSGIFEAGYNEIDRGLAVVNMQDLARVLRMDGVTGVRLRLHDMDQAWPVARDLAVKLHGPYRVSDWTQENANLYHSLKMEKTVMGILLSLIVAMGAFNLVSSQVMLVTDKQADIAILRTLGLSPGGVMQVFMVQGSLIGFMGTFMGVIGGIVLTLNLERILGVIEAIFSVKLLPEDVYYITGLPTDMQTQDVVVITVVALVMSFLATLYPAWRASRTQPAEALRYE